The following are encoded together in the Verrucomicrobiota bacterium genome:
- the rpsG gene encoding 30S ribosomal protein S7 produces MSRRRQAEKREFIPDPRYQSQLVSQLINMVMSRGKKSLAQRIVYSAFERVSEKLEKGDSVDLLLGALENARPKLEVKSRRVGGATYQVPVELTYERQQGLALRWMVASARARKGISMGEALANEIIDAYNGTGSVVRKKEETHRMAQANRAFAHLRW; encoded by the coding sequence ATGTCACGCCGTCGCCAAGCCGAAAAGAGGGAGTTCATCCCTGACCCGCGTTACCAAAGCCAGTTGGTCAGCCAGCTGATTAATATGGTAATGAGCCGGGGTAAAAAGAGTCTCGCCCAGCGCATCGTCTACTCTGCTTTCGAGCGGGTCAGCGAGAAGCTGGAAAAGGGCGATTCTGTTGATCTCCTCCTCGGAGCTCTCGAAAATGCGCGTCCGAAGCTCGAGGTGAAGAGCCGTCGAGTTGGGGGTGCTACTTATCAGGTGCCTGTTGAATTGACTTACGAACGCCAGCAGGGCCTCGCCCTTCGCTGGATGGTGGCGTCTGCCCGTGCCCGCAAGGGAATTTCCATGGGTGAGGCTCTCGCTAACGAAATAATCGATGCCTACAACGGCACTGGATCGGTGGTCCGCAAAAAGGAAGAAACTCACCGGATGGCACAGGCAAACCGTGCGTTTGCCCATCTCCGCTGGTGA